From a region of the Penaeus vannamei isolate JL-2024 chromosome 2, ASM4276789v1, whole genome shotgun sequence genome:
- the LOC138859095 gene encoding uncharacterized protein isoform X1, with amino-acid sequence MRASLLLVFALAALVAAAEAKKCKGKCVSAGSCEGRKALGDCGDSRVCCVLRKKAAFKKKCRAKRSCKDIDGKCRKKKCRTGETEHKNKAKTTYCKGKKKCICCARDALEERRRNNEEPWIGQDSLKDDLLSSILSSFTALMPLPVPEIYAIKGHISLQYYIRVLLS; translated from the exons ATGAGGGCTTCTCTGCTGCTGGTCTTCGCTCTCGCGGCTCTTGTGGCGGCCGCTGAGGCGAAAAAA TGCAAGGGCAAGTGCGTGTCCGCCGGCTCGTGCGAAGGGAGGAAGGCGCTGGGCGACTGCGGCGATTCGCGGGTCTGCTGCGTGCTAA GAAAGAAAGCTGCTTTCAAAAAGA AATGCAGAGCCAAACGGAGTTGCAAGGACATCGATGGTAAGTGCAGGAAGAAGAAATGTCGCACCGGGGAAACGGAACACAAGAACAAAGCCAAAACTACTTACTGTAAAGGCAAAAAGAAATGCATTTGCTGTGCCAGAG aCGCTTtggaagagagacgaaggaataACGAAGAGCCGTGGATTGGGCAAGATTCTTTAAAAGACGATTTGCTGTCATCTATTCTTTCGTCATTCACTGCACTGATGCCTCTGCCTGTTCCCGAAATATATGCAATAAAGGGACACATCAGTCTTCAATATTACATCCGTGTTTTATTATCTTGA